A single genomic interval of Haloterrigena salifodinae harbors:
- a CDS encoding AAA domain-containing protein, translating into MHVRGTVAGEVETKSVSGSELAEVPVRLADDDAGESPNGETLARDGGAATTALEGDHETTQVTLWGKWTESAEHLEPGMELLVTDAEETEFQGETQYATTGDSYVVVEPSFLVNVTSLRNWVECPRLYYLNKLSGVPLNYPVVKGTLVHEVFGDLLRGRDLEESIEARVEERGLQIGLLGETPEAVAEDVRENAKAIEGWLEQGRLTEEDSWRSEQLLISETFGIRGRADAIRRGAPVELKTGKNLKKEPRFKDKVQAACYALLLEEHGGDVDTGTLLYTKNSTLERNEETGDLTPAKEFSMGQGLLKFVVRLRNELAAMEIKGEVPTGYEGSAKCEYCFEQDTCMVVSGRLDQESKAGQIGQALPNEEREYFDRFYRAIEEERREVHREYAKLWEQTAQERADDDRALIDLEFLERRKLSEGRWELRARRTSGANSKLREGDLVLASDGDPVRGDSELARIERLDDEIVLTADEPVEVTRLDVYPSELTTDRLLVAMHDFLLKGSDRRKDVLFGRAEPEFEAIDETFIGNNDAQDEAVRLAVGAEDVALIHGPPGTGKTYTIARAIRAMVERGERVLLSAFTNRAVDNALEALLEQLGDVIDEEQVVRVGSESGVREDMEPYRLERAGDPEDRVAELENAQVVAATTATCGSRIMKEQSFDAALVDEAAQLTEPGTHAATNLAERFVLVGDHEQLPPVVRAENDLTESLFERLVDRHPDAGVMLDRQYRMNQRIQAFASTEFYDGELRPAEPAVAARTLDDLEGVSREGLPAALRDPVAFVDIEGDGGQYTDSEEAARIADLIETYEAAGLERTDIGVIAPFRAQVSEISKHVPDEVAVDTVDRFQGSSQEVIIVSFTATGALEGPIFEDYRRINVALTRPKRALVLVGDANALATDPVYERMLEWASR; encoded by the coding sequence GTGCACGTACGCGGAACCGTCGCGGGCGAGGTCGAGACGAAGTCGGTCAGCGGGAGCGAACTCGCCGAGGTGCCGGTGCGCCTCGCGGACGACGACGCCGGCGAGTCCCCGAACGGCGAGACGCTGGCTCGAGACGGCGGCGCGGCGACGACGGCCCTCGAGGGCGATCACGAGACGACGCAGGTGACGCTGTGGGGGAAGTGGACCGAGTCGGCCGAGCACCTCGAGCCGGGGATGGAACTGCTCGTCACGGACGCCGAGGAGACGGAGTTTCAGGGCGAGACGCAGTACGCGACGACCGGCGACTCCTACGTCGTCGTCGAGCCCTCCTTCCTCGTGAACGTGACGTCGCTTCGCAACTGGGTCGAGTGCCCCCGGCTGTACTACCTGAACAAGCTCTCGGGGGTCCCGCTGAACTACCCCGTGGTGAAGGGGACGCTCGTCCACGAGGTCTTCGGCGACCTGCTACGGGGCCGCGACCTCGAGGAGTCCATCGAGGCCCGCGTCGAGGAACGAGGCCTCCAGATCGGGCTGCTCGGCGAGACCCCCGAGGCCGTGGCGGAGGACGTCCGCGAGAACGCGAAAGCGATCGAGGGCTGGCTCGAGCAGGGTCGCCTAACTGAAGAAGACAGTTGGCGCTCGGAGCAACTGCTCATCAGCGAGACGTTCGGCATCCGCGGCCGCGCCGACGCGATCCGCCGGGGCGCGCCGGTCGAACTCAAGACCGGGAAGAACCTGAAGAAGGAGCCCCGGTTCAAGGACAAGGTGCAGGCCGCCTGCTACGCGCTCCTGCTCGAGGAACACGGGGGAGACGTCGACACCGGCACGCTGCTCTACACCAAGAACTCCACGCTGGAGCGCAACGAGGAGACCGGCGACCTCACGCCGGCCAAGGAGTTCTCGATGGGGCAGGGACTACTGAAGTTCGTCGTCCGCCTGCGCAACGAACTCGCCGCGATGGAGATCAAGGGCGAGGTGCCGACCGGCTACGAGGGGTCGGCCAAGTGCGAGTACTGCTTCGAGCAGGACACCTGCATGGTCGTCTCTGGACGGCTCGATCAGGAATCCAAGGCCGGCCAGATCGGACAGGCCCTACCCAACGAGGAACGCGAGTACTTCGACCGCTTCTACCGCGCCATCGAGGAGGAACGCCGCGAGGTCCACCGCGAGTACGCCAAGCTCTGGGAGCAGACGGCCCAGGAGCGGGCCGACGACGACCGCGCGCTGATCGACCTCGAGTTCCTCGAGCGACGGAAGCTCTCGGAGGGTCGCTGGGAACTGCGCGCCCGACGAACCAGCGGCGCGAACTCGAAACTCCGGGAGGGCGATCTGGTGCTGGCCAGCGACGGCGACCCGGTGCGGGGCGACTCGGAACTCGCCCGCATCGAACGGTTGGACGACGAAATCGTACTGACGGCCGACGAACCCGTCGAGGTGACCCGGCTCGACGTCTATCCCTCCGAGCTGACGACCGATCGGCTGCTCGTCGCCATGCACGACTTCCTCCTGAAGGGCAGCGATCGACGCAAGGATGTCCTCTTCGGCCGTGCTGAACCCGAGTTTGAAGCCATCGACGAGACCTTCATCGGCAACAACGACGCGCAGGACGAGGCCGTCCGGCTGGCCGTCGGCGCCGAGGATGTCGCCTTGATCCACGGCCCGCCGGGCACCGGCAAGACCTACACCATCGCCCGGGCCATCCGCGCGATGGTCGAACGCGGCGAACGCGTCCTCCTCTCCGCCTTCACGAACCGCGCCGTCGACAACGCTCTCGAGGCGCTGCTCGAGCAACTCGGAGATGTGATCGACGAGGAGCAAGTCGTCCGCGTCGGCTCCGAGAGCGGCGTCCGCGAGGACATGGAACCGTATCGCCTCGAGCGCGCCGGCGACCCCGAGGACCGCGTGGCCGAACTCGAGAACGCACAGGTCGTGGCCGCGACGACGGCGACCTGCGGCTCTCGAATCATGAAGGAGCAGTCGTTCGACGCGGCGCTGGTCGACGAGGCCGCCCAGTTGACCGAGCCCGGAACGCACGCAGCGACGAACCTGGCCGAGCGGTTCGTCCTCGTCGGCGACCACGAGCAGCTGCCGCCCGTCGTGCGGGCGGAGAACGACCTCACCGAGTCGCTGTTCGAACGGCTCGTCGACCGCCACCCCGACGCCGGCGTCATGCTTGACCGCCAGTACCGGATGAACCAGCGCATTCAGGCGTTCGCCTCCACCGAGTTCTACGACGGGGAGCTGCGCCCCGCCGAGCCCGCGGTCGCCGCTCGGACCCTCGACGACCTCGAGGGCGTCTCCCGGGAGGGGCTTCCCGCCGCCCTCCGTGATCCGGTCGCGTTCGTCGACATCGAGGGCGACGGCGGGCAGTACACCGACAGCGAGGAGGCCGCGCGAATCGCCGATCTGATCGAGACCTACGAGGCCGCGGGGCTCGAGCGCACGGATATCGGCGTCATCGCGCCCTTCCGTGCACAGGTCTCAGAGATTTCGAAACACGTCCCCGACGAGGTCGCCGTCGACACCGTCGACCGCTTCCAGGGCTCGAGCCAGGAGGTCATTATCGTCTCCTTTACTGCGACCGGCGCGCTCGAGGGGCCGATCTTCGAGGATTACCGGCGAATCAACGTCGCGCTCACGCGACCCAAGCGTGCGCTGGTGCTGGTCGGCGATGCGAACGCGCTGGCGACGGACCCCGTCTACGAGCGGATGCTCGAGTGGGCGAGCCGCTGA
- a CDS encoding SPW repeat domain-containing protein, whose protein sequence is MSNSNGDDRDRDRSDGAEGGADRDEGMRSPSDDVDSGTGVGDRDDPGRDRRNETTQVANEERRRKISVSSGIIAVIGAWVALSVVILYDVSSAAFWNNVLVGTVVFAAGAYNYYRLANDIPLSVGVSGLVALLGIWLIVAPALLEMSAGLGLTESPFWSTLASGLLIAALAGYNAYDAREARSVATDSARA, encoded by the coding sequence ATGAGCAACTCGAACGGCGACGACCGCGATCGAGACCGATCGGACGGCGCCGAGGGGGGAGCCGACCGCGACGAGGGGATGCGGTCGCCGTCCGACGACGTCGACTCCGGCACCGGGGTCGGAGACCGGGACGATCCCGGGCGAGATCGCCGCAACGAGACGACCCAGGTCGCAAACGAGGAGCGCCGGCGAAAGATCTCGGTCAGCAGCGGGATCATCGCCGTTATCGGCGCGTGGGTAGCCCTGTCGGTCGTGATCCTCTACGACGTCTCGTCGGCCGCGTTCTGGAATAACGTGCTCGTCGGGACCGTCGTCTTCGCCGCGGGGGCCTACAACTACTACCGGCTCGCCAACGACATCCCGCTTAGCGTCGGCGTCTCGGGATTAGTCGCGCTGCTCGGGATCTGGCTGATCGTCGCGCCCGCGCTGCTGGAGATGTCGGCCGGACTCGGGCTGACGGAGAGCCCGTTCTGGAGCACGCTCGCCTCTGGGCTACTGATCGCGGCCCTGGCGGGCTACAACGCTTACGACGCGCGCGAGGCGCGGTCGGTCGCGACGGACTCCGCTCGGGCCTGA
- a CDS encoding nuclear transport factor 2 family protein, which translates to MSDGDADRAEAVVRDYYDALRSGDPLEPYFLEDESTVKFGISEALFGFESVREALEEQTATTADWTVESGHLVVSERDAFATFADEVTMAWTDTENGANRRFETRWSGTLVRDGSSEQDTDAAGAEAEPSWRFATMHVSTADEL; encoded by the coding sequence ATGAGCGACGGAGACGCTGACAGAGCCGAGGCCGTCGTCCGCGACTACTACGACGCGCTCCGGAGCGGCGACCCCCTCGAGCCGTACTTTCTCGAGGACGAGTCGACCGTCAAATTCGGAATCAGCGAGGCCCTGTTCGGGTTCGAGTCGGTCCGCGAGGCGCTGGAGGAACAGACTGCGACGACCGCGGACTGGACCGTCGAGAGCGGGCATCTCGTCGTCTCGGAGCGCGACGCGTTCGCGACGTTCGCCGACGAGGTGACGATGGCGTGGACGGACACCGAGAACGGCGCGAACCGGCGGTTCGAGACGCGATGGAGCGGGACGCTCGTTCGAGACGGGAGCAGCGAGCAGGACACGGATGCGGCCGGGGCCGAAGCGGAGCCATCGTGGCGATTCGCAACGATGCACGTCAGTACGGCCGACGAGCTATGA
- a CDS encoding zinc-dependent metalloprotease, with product MNLYRSARAVAGASGDDMIDWQSAADAAKAVTEPGSLDLEPGEREAYARDVRDARDGIRTVSGVDFDVPDSIEIQNRHHWMDANIATFERVMGTLEEQVPAGAFPGVARTINTGTMTVLLAFLGRNVLGQYDPLLLANDPEETHALYFVRPNILGAAEKLDVDSDRFRRWIAFHEVTHAAEFGAAPWLSDHLEERMEEGIAKLSGGSLDRASFRELDAAMTVVEGYAELLMDHAFDDEYADLRRKLDARRQGRGPLQKLLRRLLGLGLKERQYERGKHFFETVVENRDLETAALVWEGPENLPTQDELDAPTMWLQRVDH from the coding sequence GTGAATCTCTATCGTAGCGCCCGGGCCGTTGCCGGGGCGTCCGGTGACGATATGATCGACTGGCAGTCCGCAGCGGACGCCGCGAAGGCGGTAACCGAGCCCGGTTCCCTCGATCTCGAGCCGGGCGAGCGCGAGGCCTACGCCCGCGACGTGCGGGATGCTCGCGACGGCATCCGAACGGTGTCGGGCGTCGACTTCGACGTTCCCGACTCCATCGAGATTCAGAACCGTCACCACTGGATGGACGCGAACATCGCGACCTTCGAGCGCGTGATGGGCACCCTCGAGGAGCAGGTGCCGGCCGGCGCCTTCCCCGGCGTCGCCCGAACGATCAACACGGGGACGATGACCGTCCTGCTGGCCTTCCTCGGACGGAACGTCCTCGGACAGTACGATCCCCTGCTGCTGGCGAACGACCCCGAGGAGACCCATGCGCTGTACTTCGTCCGGCCGAACATCCTCGGTGCCGCCGAGAAACTCGACGTCGATTCCGACCGGTTCCGCCGCTGGATCGCCTTCCACGAGGTGACTCACGCCGCGGAGTTCGGCGCCGCGCCGTGGCTCTCCGACCACTTAGAGGAGCGCATGGAGGAGGGCATCGCGAAGCTCTCGGGCGGCTCGCTGGACCGCGCGTCGTTCCGGGAACTCGACGCCGCGATGACCGTCGTCGAGGGGTACGCCGAACTGCTGATGGACCACGCCTTCGACGACGAGTACGCGGATCTGCGCCGGAAACTCGACGCTCGCCGGCAGGGTCGGGGACCGCTCCAGAAGCTGCTCCGTCGCCTGCTCGGCCTCGGACTCAAGGAACGGCAGTACGAGCGCGGGAAGCACTTCTTCGAGACGGTCGTCGAGAACCGCGACCTCGAGACCGCGGCGCTCGTCTGGGAGGGGCCCGAGAACCTCCCGACGCAGGACGAACTCGACGCGCCGACGATGTGGCTCCAGCGCGTCGATCACTGA
- a CDS encoding LSM domain-containing protein: MSGRPLDVLEASLGERVTVRLKSGGEYVGDLAGYDQHMNLVLEDVTIPEAGVDEEAPAEDTTIIRGDNVVSITP; this comes from the coding sequence ATGAGTGGACGACCGCTGGACGTCCTCGAGGCGTCGCTCGGCGAACGCGTCACGGTACGACTCAAGAGTGGCGGCGAGTACGTCGGCGATCTAGCCGGCTACGACCAGCACATGAATCTCGTGCTCGAGGACGTGACGATCCCCGAAGCCGGTGTCGACGAAGAGGCGCCGGCCGAAGACACAACGATTATACGCGGCGACAACGTCGTTTCGATCACTCCATGA
- a CDS encoding 50S ribosomal protein L37e: MTGAGTPSQGKKNKTTHTKCRRCGEKSYHTRKKECSSCGFGKSAKRRDYEWQSKTGDN; encoded by the coding sequence ATGACTGGCGCAGGAACCCCAAGCCAAGGAAAGAAGAACAAGACGACGCACACCAAATGTCGTCGCTGCGGAGAGAAGTCCTACCACACCAGAAAGAAGGAGTGCTCGTCGTGTGGCTTCGGCAAATCCGCCAAACGCCGCGACTACGAGTGGCAGTCGAAGACCGGCGACAACTGA
- a CDS encoding DUF4013 domain-containing protein, with translation MLTNAVTYLKNSDDVWKTTVIGGLLVLASVLVLPAVLVWGYVVRVLERTSRGDDEAPRFDDWRALTIDGAKAVAILLAYGLIPFVVGGLLFGGVWLAVGGDPGTIGTAAFGIASLLTLAAMLAVAYTVPAALARFATEGRLGAGFEFGELRPSLTTGTYAVGWLQAVGIVFAGALLSGLLTEIPILGAVLGTIVSFYALVSAYYVIGQTWERLHPVSLEETREQPSAERPAI, from the coding sequence ATGCTAACTAATGCAGTTACCTACTTGAAGAATAGCGACGACGTCTGGAAGACGACGGTCATCGGCGGGCTGCTCGTACTGGCGAGCGTCCTGGTGCTCCCCGCCGTTCTCGTCTGGGGCTACGTCGTCCGAGTGCTCGAGCGAACGAGCCGCGGCGATGACGAGGCGCCGCGGTTCGACGACTGGCGGGCGCTGACGATCGACGGCGCGAAAGCGGTCGCGATCCTCCTCGCGTACGGCCTGATTCCGTTCGTCGTCGGCGGACTCCTGTTCGGGGGCGTCTGGCTGGCGGTCGGCGGCGACCCGGGAACGATCGGGACCGCGGCGTTCGGCATCGCGAGCCTGCTGACGCTCGCGGCCATGCTCGCGGTCGCCTACACCGTCCCCGCCGCGCTGGCCCGCTTCGCGACGGAGGGCCGACTCGGCGCCGGCTTCGAGTTCGGCGAATTGCGGCCGAGTCTCACGACCGGAACGTACGCGGTCGGCTGGCTGCAGGCTGTCGGGATCGTCTTCGCGGGCGCGTTGCTCTCCGGACTTCTCACCGAGATCCCGATTCTGGGGGCTGTCCTCGGCACGATCGTGTCGTTCTACGCGCTCGTGAGCGCCTACTACGTCATCGGGCAGACCTGGGAGCGACTCCACCCCGTCTCGCTCGAGGAGACTCGAGAACAGCCGTCGGCCGAACGCCCGGCGATCTGA